In Microbacterium laevaniformans, a single window of DNA contains:
- a CDS encoding PLD nuclease N-terminal domain-containing protein, producing MVRILLPLALLLIAFWVYSIVDCALQPPTRHRGVSKPLWIVIVVLLPVIGGLMWFVVGRGRAQRQSAFRAPDDNPDFLGSLRNVSIADQDERIRRLEEELAALDAEGPDPDRGPHPPVTGDDDPDEHRRGSVA from the coding sequence GTGGTGCGCATTCTGCTGCCTCTGGCGCTGTTGCTGATCGCCTTCTGGGTGTACAGCATCGTCGACTGCGCCCTGCAGCCGCCCACGCGTCACCGCGGCGTCAGCAAGCCGCTGTGGATCGTGATCGTCGTGCTGCTTCCCGTCATCGGCGGCCTGATGTGGTTCGTCGTGGGTCGCGGCCGCGCGCAGCGCCAGAGCGCCTTCCGGGCGCCGGACGACAACCCCGACTTCCTCGGGAGCCTGCGCAACGTCTCGATCGCCGATCAGGACGAGCGCATCCGCCGCCTCGAGGAGGAACTCGCCGCCCTCGACGCGGAAGGCCCCGACCCCGACCGCGGCCCGCATCCGCCGGTGACCGGCGATGACGACCCGGACGAGCACCGTCGCGGCAGCG
- a CDS encoding DUF4229 domain-containing protein, which produces MRVRSALVYTVLRLLVFVVPFAIMMLFQIMREYYWLSAIFAALIGLSLSVLFLRRPLDDLTAGLAARRRARRDTDEDAEDAAADQVASTPSE; this is translated from the coding sequence ATGCGTGTCCGTTCGGCCCTCGTCTACACCGTCCTTCGTCTTCTGGTGTTCGTCGTGCCGTTCGCGATCATGATGCTCTTCCAGATCATGCGCGAGTACTACTGGCTGTCGGCGATCTTCGCCGCGCTCATCGGGCTCAGCCTCTCGGTGCTCTTCCTGCGCCGCCCGCTCGACGATCTGACCGCCGGTCTCGCCGCGCGCCGGCGTGCCCGTCGCGACACCGACGAAGACGCCGAGGATGCCGCGGCCGACCAGGTCGCCTCGACGCCGTCGGAGTGA